The Opitutales bacterium ASA1 genome window below encodes:
- a CDS encoding excinuclease ABC subunit UvrC: MPAPEPVNLKEKVRRLPHGPGVYLMKDRLGRIIYVGKAKDIKRRVSSYFQPSRAMVLHPKIRALVSMIHDFEILEVKSEPEALLLEGRLIKEYKPKYNTDFTDDKRFLLVRLDESAEIPRFGLVRFKKDDHARYFGPFAHSGLLRKTLAEMRRRFGVILGDAAPHRLPDGRFRLYDDVRQEIYGHANEVSVDEYRTRLEPAVEFLEGRSREWLAELTEEMKRAALAQEFEKAAELRDIVFALEKTLSRTRKFVRTPHTPAGDDDALRLLQEALTLPGPPRHIECFDISHISGTFVVASLVHFTDGRPDKAQYRRFRIKSFVGNDDFRAMEEVVGRRYRRLAEESRAFPDLVVIDGGAGQVGAALKAFLGQELEPPALVGLAKKRETIVFSDGREPLNLPLNHAGLQLLQRLRDEAHRFANTFNADLRSKRIRESVLDGFEGLGAVRRKALLEHFGSIDRVREASVDALQDVDGIGPKLATDLRAWLDGLTGAADGPANEPAKED, translated from the coding sequence ATGCCAGCGCCCGAACCGGTGAACCTCAAAGAGAAGGTGAGACGCCTCCCGCACGGTCCGGGCGTGTATCTCATGAAAGACCGGCTCGGCCGCATCATCTACGTGGGCAAGGCCAAGGACATCAAACGCCGCGTCTCCTCTTACTTCCAGCCCTCGCGCGCGATGGTGCTGCACCCGAAGATCCGCGCCCTCGTGTCGATGATCCACGACTTCGAGATCCTCGAAGTGAAGTCCGAACCCGAAGCCCTGCTCCTGGAAGGTCGGTTGATCAAGGAGTACAAGCCGAAGTACAATACGGACTTCACCGACGACAAACGCTTCCTGCTCGTGCGGCTCGACGAGTCCGCGGAGATCCCGCGCTTCGGTCTGGTGCGTTTCAAGAAGGACGACCACGCGCGCTACTTCGGGCCGTTCGCCCATTCGGGACTGTTGCGCAAGACGCTCGCCGAGATGCGGCGGCGTTTCGGCGTGATCCTCGGCGACGCCGCTCCGCACCGGCTGCCGGACGGACGCTTTCGTCTCTACGACGACGTCCGGCAAGAGATCTACGGGCACGCCAACGAGGTCTCGGTCGACGAGTATCGCACCCGCCTCGAGCCTGCGGTCGAGTTCCTCGAAGGCCGCAGCCGCGAATGGCTGGCCGAGCTTACCGAGGAGATGAAACGCGCCGCGCTCGCGCAAGAGTTCGAAAAAGCGGCGGAGTTGCGCGACATCGTCTTCGCACTCGAAAAGACGCTCTCGCGCACGCGCAAGTTCGTCCGCACGCCCCACACGCCCGCGGGCGACGACGACGCGCTGCGCCTGCTCCAAGAGGCGCTGACTTTGCCCGGCCCGCCGCGGCACATCGAGTGTTTCGACATCTCGCACATCTCCGGCACGTTCGTCGTCGCCTCGCTCGTGCACTTCACCGACGGACGTCCCGACAAGGCGCAGTACCGCCGCTTCCGGATCAAGAGCTTCGTGGGCAACGACGACTTCCGCGCCATGGAGGAAGTGGTCGGCAGGCGCTACCGCCGTCTCGCGGAGGAGAGTCGCGCGTTTCCCGACCTCGTCGTGATCGACGGCGGCGCGGGGCAGGTGGGCGCGGCGCTCAAGGCCTTCCTCGGGCAGGAACTCGAGCCGCCCGCGCTCGTGGGCTTGGCCAAGAAGCGCGAGACGATCGTCTTCAGCGACGGACGCGAGCCGCTCAACCTCCCGCTCAACCACGCCGGGCTCCAACTCCTCCAGCGCCTCCGCGACGAAGCCCACCGCTTCGCCAACACCTTCAACGCCGACCTCCGTTCGAAGCGCATCCGCGAATCCGTGCTCGACGGTTTCGAAGGGCTCGGCGCGGTGCGTCGCAAGGCGTTGCTGGAGCACTTCGGCTCGATCGATCGCGTCCGCGAGGCCTCCGTCGACGCCCTCCAAGACGTGGACGGTATCGGACCGAAACTCGCCACCGACTTGCGCGCGTGGCTCGACGGACTGACGGGGGCCGCGGATGGGCCCGCGAACGAACCCGCGAAGGAGGACTGA
- a CDS encoding DUF1343 domain-containing protein, with translation MHPTLPSLRHVLAFVTTACVSLLLAACGTAPTTPASVDTPPTGHETPSPPEPLPPPPPFPVMLGIDVLAEQGFAVLAGQRVGLLTHDAARTRGGEPTWSVLHRAPEVRLVALFAAEHGLDGKAPASAIIKDHTHVPTGLPVYSLYGNARRPTARLLAQIDVMVIDLQDIGSRSYTFVSAMREALEASLLAGISVVVLDRPNPLGGMKVDGPGVDPDLRSYVGAFPVPYVHGLTMGELARFALAHESVLKLDEAQRVAARLTVVPMRGWRRDMRWADTGLEWHATSPYIQNVDSAEGYPMTGLGCILGGWAHGVGRDQPFRGLSFRGRTADALAKELNALGIPGVAFRKIDVVGRDGKTLHGTVVDVTDWDALRPTELNFRLMRLACAWNPQNPFRAATKTEEQIFNRHVGSHAWWQALRRDGAKVDVRAFVDRWAAEATAFRERTTPIRIYPDPS, from the coding sequence GTGCACCCCACCCTGCCGTCTCTGCGACACGTCCTCGCGTTCGTGACGACGGCGTGCGTGTCGTTGCTCCTCGCCGCTTGCGGCACGGCACCGACCACACCCGCGTCGGTCGACACACCCCCCACGGGACACGAAACCCCCTCGCCTCCGGAGCCGCTGCCTCCTCCGCCACCGTTTCCCGTCATGCTCGGGATCGACGTGCTCGCCGAGCAGGGTTTCGCCGTGCTGGCCGGGCAGCGCGTGGGACTGCTCACCCACGACGCCGCGCGCACGCGCGGGGGCGAACCAACCTGGTCCGTCCTCCATCGTGCGCCCGAGGTCCGACTCGTCGCGCTCTTCGCCGCCGAACACGGGCTCGACGGCAAAGCACCGGCCTCCGCGATCATCAAGGACCACACCCACGTGCCGACCGGTCTGCCGGTGTATTCACTTTATGGAAACGCGCGTCGGCCCACCGCGCGCCTGCTCGCGCAGATCGACGTGATGGTGATCGACCTGCAGGACATCGGCAGCCGCTCTTACACGTTCGTTTCCGCCATGCGCGAAGCGCTCGAGGCGTCGTTGCTCGCAGGCATTTCCGTCGTGGTGCTCGACCGCCCCAACCCCCTCGGCGGGATGAAGGTGGACGGCCCCGGCGTGGATCCCGACCTGCGCAGCTACGTGGGTGCGTTTCCCGTGCCTTACGTCCACGGGCTGACCATGGGCGAACTCGCACGCTTCGCGCTCGCCCACGAATCGGTCTTGAAGCTCGACGAAGCGCAACGCGTCGCGGCCCGGCTCACGGTCGTACCGATGCGCGGTTGGCGTCGCGACATGCGTTGGGCCGACACCGGCCTCGAGTGGCACGCGACCTCTCCGTATATCCAGAATGTGGATTCAGCCGAAGGTTACCCGATGACCGGCCTCGGCTGCATCCTCGGTGGTTGGGCGCACGGGGTCGGGCGCGACCAACCTTTCCGCGGGCTCTCGTTTCGCGGTCGCACCGCGGACGCGTTGGCCAAGGAGTTGAACGCGCTCGGCATCCCGGGCGTCGCCTTCCGCAAGATCGACGTCGTCGGCCGCGACGGAAAGACGCTCCACGGCACGGTCGTCGACGTCACCGACTGGGACGCACTGCGGCCCACGGAACTGAACTTTCGCCTCATGCGCCTCGCTTGCGCGTGGAACCCGCAAAATCCGTTTCGCGCGGCGACGAAGACGGAAGAGCAAATCTTCAACCGCCACGTGGGTTCGCACGCTTGGTGGCAGGCGCTGCGCCGCGACGGCGCGAAGGTCGACGTGCGGGCGTTCGTCGATCGCTGGGCCGCCGAGGCCACGGCGTTTCGCGAGCGCACGACTCCGATCCGGATCTACCCGGACCCGTCCTGA
- a CDS encoding succinate dehydrogenase/fumarate reductase iron-sulfur subunit: MKVKLKVWRQKNASAPGEFKSYDTPDLNENMSFLEMMDVVNEELTQKGEEPIAFDHDCREGICGTCSCVINGKPHGPHRGVATCQTYMRSFKDGDEITVEPFRAEPFPVIKDLVVDRAAFDKIIQAGGFVSVRTGAAPDANAIPISKEVADLAMDAASCIGCGACVAACKNASAMLFVSAKASQLNVLPQGRAEKDARVLAMVATMDEAGFGNCTNYYECSAACPKLISHEFIARFNRDYLTASVRATFGQKPAMSAGGGAG; the protein is encoded by the coding sequence ATGAAGGTCAAACTCAAAGTCTGGCGTCAGAAGAACGCCTCCGCTCCCGGCGAGTTCAAATCCTACGACACGCCCGATCTGAACGAGAACATGTCGTTTCTCGAGATGATGGACGTGGTCAACGAGGAGCTGACGCAAAAGGGCGAAGAACCGATCGCATTCGACCACGACTGCCGCGAAGGCATCTGCGGCACCTGCTCCTGCGTGATCAACGGCAAGCCCCACGGCCCGCATCGCGGCGTCGCCACCTGCCAGACCTACATGCGCAGCTTCAAGGACGGCGACGAGATCACCGTCGAACCGTTCCGCGCCGAGCCGTTCCCCGTCATCAAGGACCTCGTCGTCGACCGTGCCGCCTTCGACAAGATCATCCAAGCCGGAGGATTCGTCTCCGTCCGCACAGGAGCCGCGCCCGACGCCAACGCCATCCCGATCTCCAAGGAAGTGGCCGACCTCGCGATGGACGCCGCTTCCTGCATCGGATGCGGAGCCTGCGTCGCAGCCTGCAAGAACGCCTCGGCCATGCTCTTCGTCTCGGCCAAGGCTTCGCAGCTCAACGTCCTCCCGCAAGGCAGGGCCGAGAAGGACGCCCGCGTCCTCGCCATGGTCGCCACCATGGACGAAGCCGGCTTCGGCAACTGCACCAACTACTACGAATGCAGCGCCGCGTGTCCCAAACTCATCAGCCACGAGTTCATCGCGCGCTTCAACCGCGACTACCTCACCGCCTCCGTTCGCGCCACCTTCGGGCAAAAGCCCGCCATGTCGGCCGGCGGTGGCGCAGGTTGA
- a CDS encoding fumarate reductase/succinate dehydrogenase flavoprotein subunit, whose product MKLDAKIPAGPLADKWTNYIAESKLVAPNNKRKYEVIVVGAGLAGASAAATLAELGYKVSCFVYHDSPRRAHSIAAQGGINAAKNYQNDGDSVWRLFYDTIKGGDFRAREANVHRLAEVSVKIIDQCVAQGVPFAREYGGLLANRSFGGAQVSRTFYARGQTGQQLLLGAYSALSKEIGGGRVKMHTHAEVLDIVVIDGHAKGIIVRNLRTGVVTRHSADAVILATGGYGNVFNLSTYARQSNATAAWRAYKRGAGFGNPCYTQIHPTCIPVSGDYQSKLTLMSESLRNDGRIWVPKKKEDCKKDPASIPEDDRDYYLERKYPGFGNLAPRDISSRAAKQVCDEGRGIGETGLGVYLDFSDAIRRLGEGTIRERYGNLFDIYHEITAESAYKTPMRIFPAVHYTMGGLWVDYNLMSNVPGLFVLGEANFSDHGANRLGASALMQGLADGYFVVPYTISSYLTTLKPGTCPKTDRPEFAAAEAGVVEMTKRLLGTKGKRTVQSFHKELGKIMWDYCGMARTKEGLQKALQLLPALREEFWKDVNVPGSDAELNQALERAGRVADFIELGELMCRDALEREESCGGHFREEHQYPDGEAKRDDEKFAHAAVWEYQGVDKAPVRHVEPLVYEEVKMVTRSYK is encoded by the coding sequence ATGAAACTGGACGCCAAGATCCCCGCCGGCCCCCTCGCCGACAAGTGGACCAATTACATCGCCGAGAGCAAACTCGTCGCCCCGAACAACAAACGTAAGTACGAGGTGATCGTGGTCGGTGCCGGTCTCGCGGGCGCTTCGGCCGCGGCGACGCTCGCCGAACTCGGCTACAAGGTGAGCTGCTTCGTGTATCACGACAGCCCGCGCCGCGCCCACTCGATCGCGGCTCAGGGCGGCATCAACGCCGCCAAGAACTACCAGAACGACGGCGACAGCGTCTGGCGCCTGTTCTACGACACGATCAAGGGCGGCGACTTCCGTGCCCGCGAGGCCAACGTGCACCGCCTCGCCGAAGTGAGCGTGAAAATCATCGACCAGTGCGTGGCGCAGGGTGTGCCTTTCGCCCGCGAGTACGGCGGCCTACTCGCCAACCGCTCGTTCGGCGGAGCGCAAGTCTCGCGCACGTTCTACGCCCGCGGTCAGACGGGTCAGCAACTTCTGCTCGGTGCCTATTCCGCGCTTTCCAAGGAGATCGGCGGCGGTCGCGTGAAGATGCACACCCATGCCGAGGTCCTCGACATCGTCGTCATCGACGGACACGCCAAGGGCATCATCGTGCGCAACCTCCGCACGGGTGTGGTCACCCGCCATTCGGCCGATGCCGTGATCCTCGCCACGGGCGGCTACGGCAACGTCTTCAATCTCTCCACCTACGCCCGGCAGTCCAACGCGACCGCCGCGTGGCGCGCCTACAAGCGCGGCGCGGGTTTCGGCAACCCCTGTTACACGCAGATCCACCCGACCTGTATACCCGTCTCCGGCGACTACCAGTCCAAGCTCACGCTCATGTCCGAGTCGTTGCGCAACGACGGCCGCATCTGGGTCCCGAAGAAGAAGGAGGACTGCAAGAAGGATCCCGCCTCCATCCCCGAAGACGACCGCGACTATTACCTCGAGCGCAAGTATCCGGGCTTCGGCAACCTCGCGCCGCGCGACATCTCCTCGCGCGCCGCCAAGCAGGTCTGCGACGAAGGTCGCGGCATCGGCGAGACCGGCCTCGGCGTGTATCTGGATTTCTCCGACGCGATCCGTCGCCTCGGCGAAGGCACGATCCGCGAGCGCTACGGCAACCTATTCGACATCTACCACGAGATCACCGCGGAGAGCGCCTACAAGACGCCCATGCGCATCTTCCCGGCCGTCCACTACACGATGGGCGGGCTCTGGGTGGACTACAACCTGATGTCCAACGTCCCCGGTCTCTTCGTGCTGGGCGAGGCCAACTTCTCCGACCACGGCGCCAACCGTCTCGGCGCCTCCGCGCTCATGCAGGGTTTGGCCGACGGCTACTTCGTCGTCCCGTACACGATCTCGAGCTACCTCACCACGCTCAAGCCCGGCACCTGCCCGAAGACCGACCGCCCCGAGTTCGCCGCGGCCGAGGCCGGTGTCGTCGAAATGACCAAGCGTCTCCTCGGCACCAAGGGCAAGCGGACCGTCCAGTCCTTCCACAAGGAGTTGGGCAAGATCATGTGGGACTACTGCGGCATGGCGCGCACGAAAGAGGGCCTGCAGAAGGCGCTCCAGCTCCTGCCTGCGCTGCGCGAGGAGTTCTGGAAGGACGTGAACGTCCCCGGCTCCGACGCCGAACTGAATCAAGCTCTCGAGCGTGCCGGTCGCGTGGCCGACTTCATCGAGTTGGGCGAGCTCATGTGCCGCGACGCCCTCGAGCGCGAAGAATCCTGCGGTGGTCACTTCCGCGAGGAACACCAGTATCCCGACGGCGAAGCCAAACGCGACGACGAGAAGTTCGCCCACGCCGCCGTCTGGGAATACCAAGGCGTGGACAAGGCCCCCGTCCGCCACGTCGAGCCTCTCGTTTACGAAGAGGTGAAGATGGTCACCCGCTCCTACAAATAA